One window from the genome of Synechococcus sp. PROS-7-1 encodes:
- the ilvB gene encoding biosynthetic-type acetolactate synthase large subunit, which produces MTLTSAPKVDAASGHGDGCRMTGAHALMDALRRHGVDTIFGYPGGAILPIYDALHVAESEGWLRHVLVRHEQGGTHAADAYARATGRVGVCFGTSGPGATNLVTGIATAQMDSVPMVVITGQVPRTAIGTDAFQETDIFGITLPIVKHSWVVRDPADLASVVAQAFHIAASGRPGPVLIDIPKDVGQEEFDYLPVEPGTVIPAGFRATPPPDLAAVADALALIKTANRPLLYVGGGAVAASAHDSLRVLAERYQLPVTTTLMGKGAFDENHPLALGMLGMHGTAYANFAVTDCDLLIAVGARFDDRVTGKLDTFAPRARVIHFEIDPAEIGKNRRADVAVLGDVGASLAALVELSLQQSPELRTAAWLERIKDWKQRYPLTIPPSEGPIYPQEVLLAVRDLASDAIVTTDVGQHQMWAAQYLRNGPRGWISSAGLGTMGFGMPAALGAQVACPDRRVVCIAGDASVLMNIQELGTLAQYDLPVKVVIVNNHWQGMVRQWQESFYEERYSASDMLKGMPDFEMLARSFGVEGMKIVDRAELKSGLAAALASPHPTLVDVHVRRGENCYPMVPPGCSNAQMVGLPSHPELAMDPKRNCPACGAVTSSDHRFCPSCGSAL; this is translated from the coding sequence GTGACGCTGACCTCCGCTCCCAAGGTCGATGCAGCGTCCGGACATGGGGATGGCTGCCGGATGACCGGTGCCCATGCCCTGATGGATGCGTTGCGTCGCCATGGAGTCGACACAATCTTCGGCTATCCAGGCGGGGCCATCCTCCCCATCTATGACGCTCTTCATGTGGCGGAAAGCGAAGGGTGGCTGCGCCACGTGCTTGTTCGGCATGAGCAGGGTGGAACCCATGCCGCCGATGCCTACGCGCGGGCAACCGGTCGTGTCGGCGTTTGTTTCGGTACCTCAGGACCGGGAGCTACCAACCTCGTCACCGGCATCGCCACGGCGCAGATGGACTCCGTTCCGATGGTGGTGATCACCGGGCAGGTCCCCCGAACGGCGATCGGTACCGACGCCTTTCAAGAAACCGACATCTTCGGAATCACCCTGCCGATCGTGAAGCATTCCTGGGTGGTTCGCGATCCTGCGGATCTTGCTTCGGTGGTCGCTCAGGCCTTTCACATCGCCGCCTCAGGGCGCCCAGGTCCAGTGCTGATCGATATTCCTAAGGATGTCGGACAGGAGGAGTTCGACTACCTGCCCGTCGAGCCGGGGACGGTCATTCCTGCTGGTTTTAGAGCCACACCCCCTCCGGATCTTGCTGCTGTTGCTGACGCACTTGCGTTGATCAAAACGGCCAACCGTCCCTTGTTGTACGTGGGTGGTGGGGCCGTCGCCGCTTCAGCCCACGACAGTCTGAGGGTGCTCGCTGAGCGCTATCAGCTCCCCGTGACCACAACACTCATGGGCAAGGGGGCCTTTGATGAGAATCATCCCCTGGCGCTGGGCATGCTCGGCATGCACGGCACCGCTTACGCCAATTTCGCCGTCACCGATTGTGACCTGCTGATCGCGGTGGGAGCGCGTTTCGATGACCGCGTGACCGGCAAACTCGACACCTTCGCCCCCCGGGCACGGGTGATCCACTTTGAGATCGACCCTGCTGAAATCGGCAAGAACAGGCGAGCGGATGTGGCGGTTCTCGGGGACGTTGGCGCCAGCCTGGCGGCACTCGTTGAACTCAGCCTGCAACAGAGTCCTGAACTGCGCACCGCAGCCTGGCTGGAAAGGATCAAGGACTGGAAACAGCGCTACCCCTTGACCATTCCCCCTTCTGAAGGACCGATCTACCCCCAAGAGGTGCTTCTGGCGGTCAGAGATCTGGCGTCCGATGCCATCGTCACCACCGACGTAGGACAGCATCAGATGTGGGCTGCCCAGTACCTGCGTAACGGGCCTCGAGGTTGGATCAGCAGCGCTGGGCTGGGAACGATGGGATTTGGCATGCCTGCGGCACTGGGTGCCCAGGTGGCTTGTCCCGATCGGAGAGTCGTGTGCATCGCAGGAGATGCCAGTGTTCTGATGAACATTCAGGAACTTGGGACCCTCGCGCAGTACGACCTGCCGGTGAAGGTGGTGATCGTGAACAATCACTGGCAGGGCATGGTCCGCCAGTGGCAGGAAAGCTTCTATGAGGAGCGGTATTCAGCCTCAGACATGCTGAAAGGAATGCCGGATTTCGAGATGCTGGCGCGCTCCTTTGGCGTTGAGGGAATGAAGATTGTGGACCGTGCCGAGCTCAAGTCGGGACTGGCTGCAGCCCTTGCCTCGCCTCACCCCACCCTTGTGGATGTGCATGTCCGACGTGGAGAAAACTGTTATCCGATGGTGCCACCGGGTTGCAGCAATGCTCAGATGGTGGGTCTTCCTTCGCACCCTGAACTGGCCATGGATCCCAAACGCAACTGCCCGGCCTGCGGTGCCGTCACCTCCAGTGATCACCGCTTTTGCCCTTCTTGTGGCAGCGCTCTGTGA
- a CDS encoding nuclease, whose product MGRQVLGVALALMLLVVQPLLTQAAEVLQVREATLLQVGDRNRNYSVRLACIEVLPEDQQQAVDWLRQTLPRRRRVNLRPEGSADGLLLARVTPIGADQDLGAALVNEGLAHTTCPPA is encoded by the coding sequence ATGGGGCGTCAAGTTTTGGGGGTTGCACTGGCGCTGATGCTGCTTGTGGTTCAACCCTTGCTGACCCAGGCTGCTGAGGTCCTTCAGGTTCGAGAAGCCACACTGCTTCAGGTTGGTGATCGCAACCGCAACTACAGCGTTCGTCTGGCCTGTATTGAGGTGTTGCCGGAGGACCAGCAACAGGCCGTCGATTGGTTGCGCCAGACCCTTCCCCGTCGCCGTCGCGTCAATCTTCGTCCGGAGGGAAGCGCCGATGGTCTCCTCCTTGCGCGCGTGACGCCGATCGGTGCTGACCAGGATCTGGGTGCTGCTCTGGTGAATGAGGGTCTGGCCCATACAACCTGTCCCCCCGCTTGA
- a CDS encoding GIVxVP protein, whose protein sequence is MAQNRIASGIVMVPCFLLGSAFFSTAIWGDAASGNRPLAVGMGALLVLAGGLALLIQGDPPETQQDPVTKPDDPG, encoded by the coding sequence ATGGCACAAAACCGAATCGCCTCAGGCATCGTGATGGTCCCGTGCTTCCTGCTCGGCTCTGCATTCTTCAGTACGGCGATCTGGGGTGACGCCGCCTCCGGCAATCGACCGCTTGCGGTGGGTATGGGAGCTCTGCTGGTTCTGGCAGGTGGTCTCGCTCTGCTGATTCAGGGGGATCCTCCAGAGACGCAGCAGGATCCTGTGACAAAACCCGACGACCCAGGCTGA
- a CDS encoding ABC transporter substrate-binding protein, with product MTHSSEAPSKVPASDEPLAVSRLKEGMAGQSRVLRSLQSGFVLLATLIGCQSLSASASSRSTVVAIAHGDGAGVSAEFMGGFALGLDQVRACGVEPASVDWLSIAPGDDPSALLGQQVSVLVAPFSADLAIYSQLASQRKLGVLLPYQRGESLESLAELDPEGRLHPVVPPYQQDLNQLADDLLDQGIRRVMLVADPTDRSADQAEHFVSAFQGKGGIVDSYEPSLVQTVNPGDTAALEQLVNDVAWKGPQAIVLAAAHDSALAEQLDQAQSSGRFGQTPEALLRVWLLPHHRVQDLSERSWPQLILDQPAHGPGWVDFASIYRRSRGEQPTLLAASGFDTARLMALSSLTPPPVSTEGTRDPLGWLDPDQEPKPLCQAIEDRLSGKPVRLIGAASDLMQRPGQPPSGQATTRRIPGR from the coding sequence ATGACCCATTCTTCTGAAGCACCTTCAAAGGTCCCTGCATCGGATGAACCTCTTGCGGTGTCTCGACTTAAGGAGGGTATGGCTGGTCAGTCTCGTGTCCTCCGCTCTCTGCAATCCGGATTTGTTCTGCTTGCCACGCTGATCGGTTGCCAGTCTCTGTCTGCCAGTGCCTCGTCGCGATCCACCGTGGTTGCCATTGCCCACGGTGACGGGGCCGGCGTGAGTGCTGAATTCATGGGCGGGTTTGCTCTTGGTCTGGATCAGGTCAGAGCTTGTGGCGTTGAACCTGCCTCTGTGGACTGGTTGTCCATTGCTCCAGGAGATGACCCATCGGCTCTTCTTGGTCAGCAGGTGTCTGTTTTGGTGGCTCCTTTTTCTGCTGATCTGGCCATCTATTCCCAGCTCGCCAGCCAGCGCAAACTTGGGGTTCTCCTCCCCTATCAGCGTGGAGAATCCCTCGAGAGCCTCGCTGAACTCGATCCTGAAGGACGTCTCCATCCGGTTGTTCCGCCTTATCAGCAGGATCTGAATCAACTGGCCGATGACCTTCTCGACCAAGGCATTCGACGGGTGATGCTGGTGGCCGATCCAACGGATCGGAGTGCCGATCAAGCTGAGCATTTTGTTTCCGCCTTTCAGGGGAAAGGCGGAATCGTGGACTCTTACGAACCATCCCTGGTACAGACGGTGAACCCAGGTGATACAGCTGCTCTGGAACAGTTGGTCAACGATGTGGCCTGGAAGGGACCTCAGGCCATCGTTTTGGCCGCAGCCCATGACAGTGCCTTGGCCGAGCAACTTGATCAGGCTCAGTCTTCAGGCCGTTTCGGACAAACACCCGAGGCCCTGCTTCGGGTCTGGTTGCTGCCCCATCACCGCGTTCAGGATCTTTCCGAACGGTCTTGGCCGCAGTTGATTCTCGATCAGCCGGCCCATGGTCCTGGTTGGGTTGACTTCGCTTCCATCTATCGCCGTTCACGTGGAGAGCAGCCCACACTGCTGGCGGCGTCTGGATTTGATACGGCTCGGTTGATGGCCCTGTCCTCTCTGACACCCCCACCGGTCTCGACGGAGGGAACGAGGGATCCACTGGGTTGGCTGGACCCCGATCAAGAGCCGAAACCCCTTTGCCAAGCCATTGAGGATCGTCTAAGCGGAAAACCTGTGCGTCTGATCGGCGCAGCGAGCGATCTGATGCAGCGTCCGGGCCAACCACCTTCTGGGCAGGCCACGACCCGTCGGATCCCCGGTCGGTAG
- a CDS encoding NAD(P)/FAD-dependent oxidoreductase — MLRLSELRLELDHTEEDLERAVLRCLKIPRDRLLERHLVKRSIDARRRDRIRLIYSVDVQVRGEDALLRRCAQDRRVRRSPDERYHYVTQAPPSQETSGQHRPVVIGAGPCGYFAALLLAQMGFRPLLLERGQPVKQRSADTFGFWRRTSAFQPESNAQFGEGGAGTFSDGKLYSQVSDPAHYGRKVLEELVACGANREILTLHRPHVGTFKLATVVRGLRARIEALGGEVRFGSRVDALEIEPGSPSAEKPLKLSGVRLSDGTHLACDQLVLAPGHSARDTFEMLEGVGVALERKPFAIGVRIEHPQALIDRARWGDCAGHPLLGAAEYKLVHHAGNGRCVYSFCMCPGGFVVGATSEPGRVVTNGMSQHSRNERNANSGLVIPVSDDDLAPHERFHGDPLAGMAFQRALEGRAFELGGGDYSAPIQRLQDLLEGRASTGVGSVAPSYQPGVRPADLADLLPASMIAALREALPAFAKQLPGYDHPDAVLTAIETRTSSPLRIPRDQALESINVQGLTPAGEGAGFAGGILSAAIDGIRAAEAVALRLSERPSE; from the coding sequence GTGCTGAGGCTGAGCGAGCTTCGTTTGGAGCTTGATCACACGGAGGAGGATCTGGAACGGGCCGTTCTTCGCTGCCTGAAAATTCCACGGGATCGCCTGCTCGAGCGCCATCTGGTGAAACGCAGCATCGATGCGCGTCGACGCGATCGGATTCGCCTGATCTACAGCGTGGACGTGCAGGTGCGTGGAGAGGATGCTCTGCTGCGTCGGTGTGCCCAGGACCGTCGGGTTCGTCGCAGTCCCGATGAGCGCTATCACTACGTCACTCAGGCTCCACCTTCCCAAGAAACCAGTGGGCAGCATCGACCTGTAGTGATCGGAGCTGGCCCATGCGGCTATTTCGCGGCCCTTCTGCTGGCTCAGATGGGCTTTCGGCCTCTGCTGCTGGAGCGGGGGCAGCCAGTGAAGCAGCGCAGTGCCGATACATTCGGATTCTGGCGAAGGACCTCGGCGTTCCAGCCGGAATCCAACGCGCAGTTCGGCGAAGGAGGGGCTGGAACTTTCTCCGACGGAAAGCTTTACAGCCAGGTGAGTGATCCTGCCCATTACGGCAGGAAGGTGCTGGAGGAACTCGTCGCCTGTGGTGCCAACCGTGAGATCCTCACGCTGCACCGACCCCATGTCGGTACTTTCAAGCTCGCCACAGTGGTGAGGGGATTGCGAGCGCGGATCGAAGCCCTGGGTGGTGAAGTGCGCTTCGGAAGCAGGGTGGATGCACTGGAGATCGAACCAGGATCACCCTCGGCAGAGAAACCGTTGAAGCTCTCCGGTGTGAGACTGTCTGATGGCACGCATCTGGCATGCGACCAATTGGTATTGGCGCCGGGACATTCGGCCAGAGACACCTTCGAGATGCTGGAGGGGGTTGGTGTTGCATTGGAACGCAAACCCTTTGCCATCGGCGTACGCATCGAACACCCTCAGGCACTGATCGATCGTGCTCGCTGGGGTGATTGTGCTGGTCATCCCCTGCTCGGTGCCGCCGAGTACAAGCTGGTGCATCACGCCGGTAACGGCCGCTGCGTCTACAGCTTCTGCATGTGCCCCGGCGGATTTGTGGTGGGAGCAACCTCTGAGCCAGGCCGTGTTGTGACGAACGGCATGAGCCAACATTCCCGCAATGAGCGCAACGCCAACAGTGGGCTCGTCATCCCGGTCTCGGATGATGACCTGGCTCCCCATGAACGTTTCCATGGGGATCCTCTGGCAGGCATGGCATTTCAACGCGCGCTTGAAGGTCGGGCCTTCGAGCTGGGAGGAGGTGATTACAGCGCCCCCATCCAGCGTTTGCAGGATCTGCTCGAGGGCCGTGCATCAACGGGAGTGGGCTCTGTTGCACCGTCGTACCAGCCAGGTGTGCGTCCTGCCGACCTCGCTGACCTGCTGCCAGCGTCGATGATTGCTGCGCTTAGGGAGGCCCTGCCGGCCTTTGCGAAGCAACTCCCTGGATACGACCACCCCGATGCGGTGCTCACGGCTATCGAAACGCGAACATCGTCTCCACTGCGCATTCCGCGCGATCAAGCGTTGGAGTCGATCAACGTTCAGGGTTTGACTCCCGCCGGTGAAGGGGCTGGGTTCGCAGGGGGGATCCTGTCAGCTGCCATTGACGGAATTCGGGCGGCTGAAGCTGTGGCCTTGCGCCTCTCGGAGCGACCCTCGGAATGA
- the pgeF gene encoding peptidoglycan editing factor PgeF, with protein sequence MDPTQSNDRCFNALEQWTWVGCYGGYYLTSDLLHAAGFEHGFFTRRWQGRGPDELAGYLSAGASVHRPQQVHGNVVLPASKATESPWPEADGLVSDQGGQSLWVCGADCTPVLIADPDSGHVSACHAGWRGVASRILPGAVSQLEALGARRDRLLVAMGPAVSGELYQVEETVAEKIGASLGSRQASFQVLEQSGIIREDPEDGRCRLDIRKAAFSQLVDCGLQADKISLCPLCTVSEPDLFHSWRRDQVKAVQWSGIVAQAAA encoded by the coding sequence GTGGATCCAACCCAAAGCAACGACCGCTGCTTCAATGCTCTCGAGCAGTGGACCTGGGTCGGCTGTTATGGGGGGTACTACCTCACCTCTGACCTCCTGCACGCAGCGGGGTTTGAGCATGGTTTTTTCACCCGTCGCTGGCAAGGCCGGGGACCTGACGAGCTCGCCGGTTACCTCTCGGCAGGCGCCAGTGTGCATCGTCCTCAGCAAGTGCATGGCAACGTCGTTCTGCCAGCATCGAAAGCAACTGAATCCCCCTGGCCTGAGGCCGATGGGCTGGTGAGCGATCAAGGCGGGCAAAGTCTCTGGGTCTGCGGTGCTGACTGCACGCCTGTACTGATTGCCGATCCGGACAGCGGTCACGTCTCGGCCTGTCACGCCGGGTGGCGAGGGGTGGCCAGCCGGATTCTTCCGGGAGCGGTCTCTCAACTGGAAGCCCTGGGTGCCCGAAGGGATCGCCTCCTGGTTGCGATGGGCCCTGCCGTAAGCGGAGAGCTTTATCAGGTTGAAGAGACTGTGGCTGAGAAGATTGGAGCCTCGTTAGGGAGTCGGCAGGCATCCTTCCAGGTCCTGGAACAGAGCGGAATCATTCGTGAGGATCCCGAGGACGGTCGCTGTCGCCTCGATATCCGCAAGGCCGCCTTCTCCCAACTGGTGGACTGCGGCCTACAAGCTGACAAGATCAGCCTGTGCCCGCTCTGCACAGTCAGCGAACCCGACCTGTTTCACTCCTGGCGACGGGATCAGGTGAAGGCGGTGCAGTGGAGTGGCATCGTCGCTCAAGCCGCGGCCTGA
- a CDS encoding Tab2/Atab2 family RNA-binding protein, with translation MITPPQTVGNNGERSSAPKQADWELDFYSRPILEADGKKRWELLVTSTPTPSAPDCFRFEKRCPAGDVNSTWLAAALREALGTANEQGWMPPRRLRTWRSAMRTMVQRAASELGLEMIPSRRTYALLDWLEERERDLYPLDEGFMAGPLAPPPAPIATPPLPLPEAVRGDAWGWAALPLGSLREAGEWPMGFNGLLPIPEAMDPELPVPGLRLFSQTRALALAGWVGGLEPVRLRVNAQQLILDAGQDDSWLVSDLGQGEADQCRDALMDSVSRSRGLQFISVQTTPDSQRFDGFWMLRDQPEA, from the coding sequence ATGATCACCCCTCCACAGACAGTCGGTAATAACGGAGAACGATCCTCGGCGCCGAAACAGGCTGACTGGGAACTCGACTTCTACTCGAGACCCATTCTTGAAGCCGATGGCAAAAAGCGATGGGAACTCCTGGTCACAAGCACTCCCACCCCTTCAGCTCCGGACTGTTTTCGGTTTGAAAAACGCTGTCCAGCTGGTGATGTGAACTCCACCTGGTTGGCTGCAGCTCTGCGCGAAGCCTTGGGCACCGCCAACGAACAAGGGTGGATGCCGCCAAGACGTTTGCGCACATGGCGCAGCGCGATGCGCACGATGGTGCAACGCGCTGCCAGCGAGCTCGGCCTGGAAATGATTCCAAGCCGAAGAACCTACGCACTCCTCGACTGGTTGGAGGAACGGGAACGGGATCTCTATCCCCTCGATGAGGGATTCATGGCTGGCCCGCTCGCTCCACCTCCCGCTCCGATCGCCACGCCTCCATTGCCCTTGCCTGAGGCCGTCCGGGGAGACGCCTGGGGTTGGGCAGCCCTGCCGCTGGGAAGTCTGCGTGAAGCCGGCGAATGGCCCATGGGATTCAACGGTCTTCTACCGATTCCAGAGGCGATGGATCCTGAGCTGCCGGTCCCAGGCTTGCGCCTCTTCAGCCAAACCCGCGCCCTTGCTCTGGCCGGCTGGGTGGGAGGCTTGGAGCCCGTCCGGCTGCGCGTGAACGCCCAGCAACTGATCCTTGACGCCGGGCAGGATGACAGTTGGCTTGTTAGCGATCTAGGCCAAGGTGAGGCCGATCAGTGCCGTGATGCCCTGATGGACTCCGTCAGCAGGTCCCGCGGCCTGCAGTTCATCTCCGTGCAGACCACTCCCGACAGCCAGCGGTTTGACGGGTTCTGGATGCTCAGGGATCAACCCGAGGCCTAA